One window of Chloroflexus aggregans DSM 9485 genomic DNA carries:
- a CDS encoding AAA family ATPase, producing the protein MAIEPYRPTPEPTSNQREQELEKKISKLFERWNWKLFRFLRFMLFLGIGIWLAVNLLPGIFEIIITGEIGNLILQIIPVAVYLFFFIGFQFWLMYFFMARTRIYWVKPGETGVSFKDYRGNPEVLEAARRVVTLLKGAKEFKQMGGEVTRGILLIGPPGTGKSYLAQAISTEAGVPFGYLSAPSLLSAWMGMGNIKVMNLYRKARRLAREYGACILFIDEIDAIGAARSPNLMGTGAAGAGMNNRENVVMGVGGMMGGGSSLLNELLLQMDPPPQEQTWWGKLLRLVGLRRGKADMPPVLTMAATNLAETLDAALLRPGRFDRKIAVEPPDADGRREVIEYYLSKVKHEPMPIDRMVADTIGYTPVAIKYVINEATIHAHFDGRSAINYWDFTQAREIHEWGLKQPIRSMSYEERRRIAYHEAGHAYAAVKLLKKERLTKVTIVRHGNALGFAAWKPEEEIHTRTREELLDRIKIALASRAAEELFLGTQMSGVTGDLQSATGIAAMMVGAYGMDNSFFSYLLFGMQGLSAPDVKPRVEAILQEQYRIVKQMLERNRMAVIAIAEALILRNELTDIDVKEILARVEAEHPYLPPNEKPERPAFGFAAALTPSNTTLVRRRREQVVLPPPKQPAPEITIIDAQRRDANDPQPDPNTQA; encoded by the coding sequence ATGGCAATTGAGCCTTACCGTCCAACCCCTGAACCAACCTCCAACCAACGAGAGCAAGAGCTTGAGAAGAAAATTAGCAAACTTTTCGAGCGGTGGAACTGGAAGTTATTCCGGTTTCTCCGATTCATGCTCTTCCTCGGTATTGGTATTTGGCTGGCGGTTAATCTGCTACCCGGCATTTTCGAGATCATTATCACCGGCGAAATCGGTAACCTGATTCTACAAATCATTCCGGTTGCCGTCTACCTCTTCTTCTTCATTGGGTTCCAGTTCTGGCTGATGTACTTTTTCATGGCCCGCACCCGAATCTACTGGGTCAAGCCGGGTGAAACAGGCGTCAGCTTTAAAGACTATCGCGGTAACCCTGAAGTGCTCGAAGCTGCACGTCGCGTCGTTACCCTGCTCAAGGGTGCGAAAGAGTTCAAGCAAATGGGTGGTGAAGTCACCCGCGGCATTTTATTGATTGGCCCACCCGGTACCGGGAAAAGCTACCTTGCCCAAGCCATCTCGACGGAAGCCGGTGTACCGTTTGGCTATCTGAGCGCACCTTCACTCCTCTCGGCATGGATGGGAATGGGCAATATCAAGGTCATGAACCTTTACCGCAAAGCTCGCCGTCTGGCTCGTGAGTACGGTGCCTGCATCTTGTTCATTGATGAAATTGATGCGATTGGGGCCGCCCGTAGCCCAAATCTGATGGGCACAGGCGCAGCCGGCGCCGGCATGAATAATCGGGAGAATGTGGTGATGGGTGTTGGCGGGATGATGGGTGGTGGAAGCAGCTTGCTGAATGAACTATTGCTTCAGATGGACCCACCGCCGCAAGAGCAGACATGGTGGGGCAAGCTCCTGCGCCTCGTCGGCCTCCGCCGTGGAAAAGCCGATATGCCTCCCGTGCTGACGATGGCTGCAACTAACCTCGCCGAGACGCTTGATGCTGCGCTGTTGCGTCCCGGTCGCTTCGACCGCAAGATCGCCGTCGAGCCACCCGATGCCGATGGGCGTCGCGAGGTAATCGAATACTACCTGAGTAAGGTCAAGCACGAACCGATGCCGATTGACCGTATGGTTGCCGATACAATTGGGTATACACCGGTGGCGATCAAGTATGTGATAAACGAAGCGACGATTCACGCTCACTTCGATGGCCGCTCGGCGATTAACTATTGGGACTTCACACAGGCTCGCGAGATCCATGAATGGGGATTGAAGCAGCCGATCCGTAGTATGTCGTATGAAGAGCGCCGACGTATTGCCTACCATGAGGCCGGTCACGCCTACGCAGCAGTTAAGCTGTTGAAGAAAGAACGTCTCACCAAAGTGACGATCGTTCGCCACGGCAATGCGCTTGGTTTTGCAGCGTGGAAGCCAGAAGAGGAGATCCATACCCGTACCCGTGAAGAGCTGCTTGACCGGATCAAGATCGCACTGGCGAGCCGTGCTGCCGAAGAGCTATTCCTCGGCACACAAATGAGTGGAGTAACCGGTGATCTGCAGAGCGCAACCGGCATTGCTGCAATGATGGTCGGTGCGTATGGCATGGATAATAGTTTCTTCTCGTACCTGCTCTTCGGTATGCAGGGCCTTTCGGCGCCAGATGTGAAGCCACGGGTTGAAGCGATCTTGCAAGAGCAGTACCGAATCGTCAAGCAAATGCTTGAACGGAACCGAATGGCGGTGATTGCAATTGCTGAAGCGCTGATCTTACGCAACGAGCTGACCGACATTGATGTGAAAGAGATCTTGGCGCGCGTTGAGGCCGAACATCCCTACTTACCACCGAACGAGAAGCCTGAGCGACCGGCCTTTGGCTTTGCGGCTGCATTAACGCCATCGAACACGACCCTGGTTCGCCGACGGCGCGAGCAGGTGGTGTTGCCGCCACCCAAACAACCTGCACCAGAAATTACGATCATCGATGCACAACGGCGTGACGCCAACGATCCCCAACCTGATCCTAATACTCAGGCATAG
- a CDS encoding NADPH-dependent oxidoreductase, translating to MTNSVLTTQELLHQRYGADIPATIISHPVVDLLLSHRSVRSYSNEPLPEGVLETMIAAAQSASTSSNLQTWSVVAVTDPERKDRLATLAGNQNQIRRAPLFLVWLADLARLAHAAETRQMPHEGLDYLEMWLVGVIDAALAAQNAAIAAEALGLGIVYIGAIRNHPLEVAGELQLPPMVMPVFGMCVGWPNPARPVAIKPRLPQAAVLHREVYHPEQIPPAVEHYNATMNAFYTAQQMNVEGDWVDHSSRRVAGPQSLSGRHVLREVLHRLGFQLK from the coding sequence ATGACCAACTCTGTACTCACCACGCAAGAGCTACTACATCAGCGATACGGTGCAGATATACCTGCCACGATTATCAGCCACCCCGTCGTCGATCTGCTGTTGAGCCACCGCTCGGTGCGTTCCTACAGCAATGAACCGTTGCCGGAAGGGGTGCTCGAAACAATGATAGCTGCTGCTCAGTCAGCCTCTACGTCATCAAACTTGCAAACATGGAGCGTTGTGGCAGTGACCGATCCTGAGCGTAAAGATCGGTTGGCAACTTTGGCCGGCAATCAAAACCAGATCCGACGTGCTCCGCTCTTCCTCGTCTGGCTGGCCGACCTCGCCCGGCTTGCCCATGCTGCCGAAACGCGCCAAATGCCACATGAGGGACTCGATTATCTTGAAATGTGGCTTGTCGGCGTTATCGATGCTGCTCTCGCTGCCCAGAATGCGGCGATTGCAGCCGAGGCACTCGGTCTTGGCATTGTGTACATTGGCGCAATCCGTAATCATCCGCTTGAAGTCGCCGGCGAACTCCAATTGCCGCCAATGGTGATGCCTGTCTTCGGTATGTGCGTTGGTTGGCCCAATCCGGCCCGTCCGGTAGCTATTAAGCCGCGACTACCGCAAGCGGCGGTTTTGCATCGAGAAGTGTACCACCCAGAACAGATACCGCCGGCGGTTGAGCACTATAATGCGACAATGAACGCATTCTACACCGCTCAACAGATGAACGTGGAGGGCGATTGGGTAGATCATTCGTCACGACGTGTTGCCGGTCCGCAAAGCCTTTCTGGCCGCCATGTGCTGCGTGAAGTCCTGCACCGACTCGGTTTTCAGTTGAAATAG
- a CDS encoding MerR family transcriptional regulator — MSKPHAVQTGATYRSVTFLADNDYNRMREKDPPAYLSLSAASQLLGVHSSTLRRWADEGAIPVYITPGGHRRFARADILALAARRPMPAQSISSVLASKALAQTRSDLTNPTATPAWMQKMSDNERLAWRRVGQQLMGVVLRYVSSHDEHSPLLDEARAIGRSYAQLARASGLPLSDAIAAALFFRDSLVEAAMDLPEEAHVRPAESARLLRRISRVANEVQLAVVAGYEAEE, encoded by the coding sequence GTGTCGAAACCGCACGCGGTTCAAACCGGAGCAACGTATCGTTCAGTAACGTTTTTGGCCGACAATGACTACAACCGTATGCGTGAGAAAGACCCACCAGCTTACCTTTCTCTATCGGCGGCCAGCCAATTACTCGGTGTACATAGTTCAACGCTACGCCGCTGGGCTGATGAAGGAGCCATACCGGTTTACATCACCCCCGGCGGTCACCGTCGCTTTGCCCGTGCCGACATTCTAGCGTTGGCCGCTCGCCGACCAATGCCGGCCCAATCGATCAGTAGCGTACTCGCTAGCAAGGCGCTCGCCCAAACCCGCAGCGACTTGACCAATCCAACGGCAACACCGGCGTGGATGCAAAAGATGAGCGACAACGAGCGATTGGCGTGGCGGCGGGTTGGACAACAATTGATGGGGGTGGTGCTTCGCTACGTAAGTTCACATGATGAACATAGCCCACTGCTCGATGAAGCTCGCGCTATCGGGAGAAGCTATGCACAGCTTGCCCGTGCAAGTGGGCTGCCACTCAGCGATGCCATTGCTGCTGCTCTATTCTTCCGTGATTCGTTGGTCGAAGCAGCGATGGATTTACCCGAAGAAGCACATGTGCGTCCTGCCGAAAGCGCTCGCCTCTTACGGCGGATTAGTCGCGTAGCTAACGAGGTGCAATTGGCAGTTGTTGCCGGTTATGAAGCAGAGGAGTAA